One window of Kosakonia cowanii JCM 10956 = DSM 18146 genomic DNA carries:
- a CDS encoding PepSY-associated TM helix domain-containing protein yields the protein MTSCTPRAAWLNLLRRLHFYIGLFVGPFIFIAALSGTLYVATPQLESWLYHDALYGVESGERQPLADQLRVAEQVTGGHLRLLAVRPGLSDSETTRVMFADPQLGVSESRAIFVDPVTLQVKGDMTVYGTSGILPLRQWIDYLHRSLLLGDTGRLYSELAASWMWIAALGGTVLWFFTRPKRRINNRVQNHRRLHVTLGWLLLAGMLLFSATGLTWSQWAGGNVDKLRAAFNWMTPQVNTQLKGEAALADPHAEHHMHHEGMAMPDMTLNPAQLDAVLARAQAAGIAAMKVEIRPPRDAEHAWTVTEIDRRWPTQVDAVAIAGSSLAVIDHVHFADFPLMAKLTRWGVDFHMGVLFGILNQLVLIAFGSALCVMIIVGYRLWWIRRPAASETLLHAWLQLPIVGRCVVPIIALLLGLAMPVMGGSLLLFMLVDALRWQRKTQPVRAA from the coding sequence ATGACTTCCTGCACCCCTCGTGCGGCGTGGCTTAACCTGCTGCGACGCCTGCATTTCTATATTGGCCTGTTTGTCGGCCCGTTTATCTTTATCGCCGCGCTGAGCGGCACGCTCTACGTTGCGACGCCGCAGCTGGAGAGCTGGCTTTATCACGATGCGCTGTATGGCGTGGAGAGCGGCGAGCGGCAACCGCTGGCTGACCAGCTTCGCGTCGCCGAACAGGTGACGGGCGGCCATCTGCGCTTGCTGGCTGTGCGGCCTGGCCTGAGCGATAGCGAGACGACACGGGTGATGTTTGCTGACCCACAGCTTGGCGTCTCGGAGAGCCGGGCGATTTTTGTCGATCCGGTGACGTTACAGGTGAAAGGGGATATGACCGTTTACGGCACCAGCGGTATTTTGCCGCTGCGCCAGTGGATTGATTACCTGCACCGCTCGCTGCTGCTGGGCGATACCGGCAGGCTCTACAGTGAACTGGCGGCATCGTGGATGTGGATCGCCGCGCTCGGCGGCACTGTGCTGTGGTTTTTTACCCGGCCGAAGCGGCGCATCAATAACCGCGTGCAGAACCATCGCCGCCTGCACGTCACGCTTGGCTGGCTACTGCTTGCCGGGATGCTGCTCTTCTCCGCCACCGGCCTGACCTGGTCGCAGTGGGCGGGCGGCAACGTCGATAAACTGCGCGCTGCATTTAACTGGATGACGCCGCAGGTTAATACGCAGCTCAAGGGCGAAGCCGCACTGGCCGATCCGCACGCTGAACACCATATGCATCACGAAGGGATGGCGATGCCCGACATGACGCTTAACCCGGCACAACTTGACGCGGTGCTCGCCCGCGCGCAGGCGGCCGGGATCGCGGCGATGAAGGTTGAGATCCGCCCGCCGCGCGATGCTGAGCACGCCTGGACGGTTACGGAGATCGATCGCCGCTGGCCGACGCAGGTAGATGCGGTCGCCATCGCGGGGAGTTCGCTGGCAGTGATAGATCACGTGCATTTCGCCGATTTCCCGTTGATGGCGAAGCTGACACGCTGGGGCGTTGATTTCCATATGGGCGTGCTGTTCGGCATCTTAAATCAGCTGGTGCTGATCGCCTTTGGCAGCGCGTTGTGCGTGATGATTATCGTCGGCTATCGTTTGTGGTGGATCCGCCGCCCGGCGGCGAGCGAAACGCTGCTGCACGCTTGGCTGCAACTGCCTATTGTGGGCCGCTGTGTGGTGCCAATCATCGCCCTGCTGCTGGGGTTGGCAATGCCGGTCATGGGCGGCAGCTTACTGCTGTTTATGCTGGTCGATGCCCTGCGCTGGCAGCGGAAAACGCAGCCGGTTCGCGCGGCGTAA
- a CDS encoding HP1 family phage holin, whose product MGVSIERISSSLAYWISVALTFFGAMTPQDFAAYFGALGVAMTVGVNWYYRRKSYLFLKSCAVSQEVVNGLTR is encoded by the coding sequence ATGGGCGTAAGTATCGAGAGAATCAGCTCGTCGCTGGCCTACTGGATTAGCGTCGCCCTGACCTTTTTTGGCGCCATGACGCCACAAGACTTTGCTGCTTACTTCGGCGCGCTCGGCGTCGCCATGACCGTCGGCGTGAACTGGTATTACCGCCGTAAAAGCTATCTGTTCCTCAAATCCTGTGCGGTGAGCCAGGAGGTGGTCAATGGGCTTACCCGTTAA
- the lysB gene encoding Rz-like lysis system protein LysB (The gene for this Rz-like phage lysis system protein may overlap extensively with the gene for the other spanin subunit, the Rz1-like protein in the outer membrane.), which translates to MSTRLVIVAALLATLTGLWLFEQNHALRASLANAQQLAQEQNATLTRLKTALNATAELAAKNQQAQVTLRQQLDAASAQALQRENAIARLLNENEAFRHWYRTELPDAVRRVHQRPACPSAAHCLQQLPAGQSLPDAGKRAAN; encoded by the coding sequence ATGAGCACCCGCCTGGTGATAGTGGCCGCGCTCCTGGCGACGCTGACCGGGCTGTGGTTGTTTGAGCAAAACCACGCTCTGCGTGCGTCTTTAGCCAACGCGCAGCAGCTGGCGCAGGAGCAGAACGCCACGCTGACGCGCCTTAAAACTGCCCTCAATGCCACCGCCGAACTGGCGGCAAAGAACCAGCAGGCGCAGGTCACGCTACGCCAGCAGCTCGATGCCGCCAGCGCGCAGGCGCTGCAACGAGAAAACGCGATCGCGAGGTTATTAAATGAGAACGAGGCTTTTCGCCACTGGTATCGCACTGAGTTACCTGATGCTGTGCGCCGGGTGCACCAGCGCCCCGCCTGCCCCTCCGCCGCTCATTGTTTACAACAGTTGCCCGCAGGTCAGTCTCTGCCCGATGCCGGCAAGCGCGCCGCAAACTAA
- a CDS encoding DUF2732 family protein, which yields MRKTAIHSPARSGDEVTLLLAEARNNERLRCAGAVSARLDTLASFIASQRLDWSDAAELLRQEATHIDNQALELH from the coding sequence ATGAGAAAGACCGCGATTCACTCCCCCGCCCGCAGTGGCGATGAAGTCACGCTGCTGCTGGCTGAAGCCCGCAATAACGAACGCCTGCGCTGCGCCGGTGCCGTTTCTGCCCGCCTTGATACGCTGGCGAGCTTTATTGCCTCCCAGCGCCTCGACTGGAGCGACGCCGCCGAGCTGTTGCGCCAGGAGGCGACTCATATCGATAACCAGGCACTGGAGCTGCACTGA
- a CDS encoding helix-turn-helix domain-containing protein, translating to MSENKMSVQDVVDRIAASYSVSSQKALAEALDVPANNISSWIQRESVPYKAVVKCALDTGADLHWLVNGEFANANLVEKPQVKGKALYEEILSAGGRPVLRRILDAYGFQMQKDLGDLLDISSGTISTWVRRDFFPGDVVVTCALDTGVSLKWLATGQGEMYPAPAAAQNDAVITIPKFRHESGELKEAGVWVLDPSLAPAATDSLRFIDGLHAGWLVDTAAQKIGNGRWVIAIDDALDVFDVVRLPGGKVRLSNNAVDFECGVAEIAPFGVVLFTLEKHV from the coding sequence ATGAGTGAAAACAAGATGAGTGTTCAGGATGTGGTGGATCGCATTGCAGCGTCCTACTCCGTATCCAGTCAGAAAGCGCTTGCCGAGGCGCTGGATGTGCCGGCGAACAATATCAGCAGCTGGATCCAGCGGGAAAGCGTGCCCTATAAAGCGGTGGTCAAATGCGCGCTCGATACCGGCGCGGATCTGCACTGGCTGGTGAATGGTGAGTTTGCAAATGCGAATCTGGTTGAGAAGCCGCAGGTAAAAGGCAAGGCATTGTATGAGGAGATCCTCTCGGCGGGCGGACGCCCGGTGCTGCGTCGCATTCTTGATGCCTATGGCTTCCAGATGCAAAAAGATCTGGGCGATTTGCTCGATATCTCTTCAGGCACCATCAGCACCTGGGTGCGCCGCGACTTCTTCCCCGGTGATGTGGTCGTCACCTGCGCGCTGGATACCGGCGTCTCCCTGAAGTGGCTGGCAACCGGGCAGGGAGAGATGTACCCGGCACCGGCTGCTGCGCAGAACGATGCTGTTATTACCATTCCGAAATTCCGCCATGAGTCGGGCGAGCTGAAAGAGGCGGGCGTCTGGGTATTGGATCCGTCGCTGGCACCTGCCGCTACCGATAGCCTGCGCTTTATTGACGGGCTGCATGCCGGCTGGCTGGTGGATACCGCTGCGCAGAAGATTGGCAACGGGCGCTGGGTGATTGCCATTGATGACGCGCTGGATGTCTTTGATGTCGTGCGCTTGCCCGGTGGCAAAGTGCGCCTGAGCAATAACGCGGTCGATTTTGAGTGTGGCGTAGCGGAGATCGCGCCGTTCGGCGTGGTGCTCTTTACGCTGGAAAAGCATGTGTAA
- a CDS encoding phage tail protein: MLKPNSLRSALINAVPALHDTPSMLRLWVDKGSNIATLASSLSFEKLFSLNVTITGFSGDIDTLFVPVMAWLRDNQPDILSVEAGQKGGFSWTLLTNADGTQDVTMVLQLTERTQVKELNGALIAETLPEPLPPAFVTRPKELYINGELVSRWQA; encoded by the coding sequence ATGCTAAAACCCAACTCTCTGCGCAGCGCCCTGATTAACGCCGTCCCGGCGCTGCACGATACCCCCTCGATGCTGCGCCTGTGGGTCGATAAAGGCAGCAATATCGCCACGCTCGCCAGCTCCTTATCGTTTGAAAAACTGTTCAGCCTCAATGTCACCATCACCGGTTTCAGCGGCGATATCGACACGCTGTTTGTGCCGGTAATGGCGTGGCTGCGCGATAACCAGCCCGACATTCTCTCCGTCGAAGCGGGGCAGAAAGGCGGCTTTAGCTGGACGCTGCTGACAAACGCCGACGGTACCCAGGATGTGACGATGGTGCTCCAGCTGACCGAGCGCACCCAGGTGAAAGAGCTCAACGGCGCGCTGATTGCCGAAACGCTGCCAGAGCCGCTGCCGCCGGCCTTCGTCACCCGCCCGAAAGAGCTCTATATCAACGGCGAGCTGGTGAGCCGCTGGCAGGCGTGA
- a CDS encoding lysozyme has translation MGLPVKRCSAAAVLALALLLPDFHLLHTSQAGLALITDLEGCRLRPYQCSAGVWTSGIGHTAKVIPTRDISEKEAAVNLVADVLNVERRLAHCVPVEMPQPVYDAVVSFTFNVGSGAACASTLAWHLRQKAWKQACDQLPRWVYVDGVRNRGLENRRQRERDWCLRGVK, from the coding sequence ATGGGCTTACCCGTTAAACGCTGTAGCGCGGCGGCCGTGTTGGCGCTGGCGCTGCTGCTGCCCGATTTTCATCTGCTGCACACCTCACAGGCGGGGCTGGCGCTGATTACCGATCTCGAAGGCTGTCGTCTGCGCCCCTATCAGTGCAGCGCGGGAGTCTGGACCTCGGGGATTGGCCACACGGCGAAAGTGATTCCCACGCGCGATATCAGCGAAAAAGAGGCCGCCGTCAACCTGGTTGCCGACGTGCTGAACGTTGAGCGCCGCCTGGCGCACTGCGTGCCGGTGGAGATGCCGCAACCGGTCTATGACGCGGTAGTCAGTTTCACCTTTAACGTCGGCAGCGGCGCGGCGTGCGCCTCAACGCTTGCCTGGCACCTGCGCCAGAAGGCGTGGAAACAGGCCTGCGATCAGCTGCCGCGCTGGGTCTATGTCGATGGCGTACGCAACCGCGGGCTGGAAAACCGCCGCCAGCGCGAGCGCGACTGGTGCCTCCGGGGGGTGAAATGA
- a CDS encoding DUF2946 domain-containing protein: MPLRPEGDAVKHVFHPTRAQRSALWLALFAILLILVAPLISTALQKDPMSAMPGMHHEMSMPMPAQNDHAHHDVSHHEMSPPESPPPAMPLDHAEACGYCVLLAHVPGLIFLLVLLLLGRVLRVTCPPARTRPRLWHFIPWLWPDTRAPPSSRFS; encoded by the coding sequence ATGCCGCTTCGACCTGAAGGAGACGCGGTGAAGCACGTTTTTCATCCTACGAGAGCCCAACGCTCAGCCCTGTGGCTGGCGCTGTTTGCGATCCTGCTGATCCTTGTCGCTCCTCTTATCTCTACCGCGCTGCAAAAAGATCCGATGAGCGCGATGCCCGGTATGCATCATGAGATGAGTATGCCGATGCCCGCGCAGAACGATCATGCACACCACGATGTTTCACACCATGAAATGTCGCCGCCGGAGAGCCCGCCGCCTGCCATGCCGCTCGATCACGCCGAAGCGTGTGGTTACTGTGTGCTGCTGGCCCATGTTCCCGGCCTGATTTTCCTGCTTGTTCTGCTGCTGCTGGGACGCGTGCTGCGCGTGACCTGCCCGCCTGCCCGCACGCGCCCTCGGCTGTGGCACTTTATCCCCTGGCTTTGGCCGGACACCCGCGCGCCGCCATCTTCACGCTTTTCCTGA
- a CDS encoding site-specific integrase: MTVSKQKSGKWLCEVYPQGRDGRRIRKQFATKGEAEAFETWAKREAEEKPWLGEKADRRRLSELIALWYKLHGQSLAASKSRLAKLEIVCRGLGDPIAAQLTAKAWAHYRDKRLSGEIDNGYTPDPAKWKVKPITVNREQHYLSAVFNELTRLGEWSLPNPLESVRPFREKEREMSWLTQAQIAELLAACVRFGNVDLTRVVKICLATGARWREAESLTRTQLSPNKLTFVKTKGGRNRTVPIPQWLFDELAPLEGALFQPCYPDFTRMLATTSLALAEGQKTHVLRHTFASHFMMNGGNILVLQRILGHANIRETMRYAHFAPDHLEEAVTLNPLAAFNGGNVAAEDA, encoded by the coding sequence ATGACGGTCAGCAAACAGAAGAGCGGGAAGTGGCTCTGCGAAGTCTATCCCCAGGGGCGCGACGGCCGGCGCATTCGCAAGCAGTTCGCCACCAAAGGCGAAGCGGAAGCCTTTGAGACGTGGGCGAAGCGGGAAGCGGAGGAGAAACCCTGGCTCGGCGAGAAGGCCGACCGCCGCCGCTTAAGCGAGCTGATTGCGCTGTGGTACAAGCTGCACGGTCAGTCGCTGGCGGCGAGCAAATCGCGGCTGGCGAAGCTGGAGATTGTCTGCCGCGGGCTGGGCGATCCCATCGCCGCGCAGCTGACGGCGAAAGCCTGGGCCCACTACCGTGATAAGCGCCTGAGCGGTGAGATCGACAATGGCTATACGCCGGACCCGGCAAAGTGGAAAGTGAAGCCCATCACCGTCAACCGCGAGCAGCACTACCTTAGCGCGGTGTTTAATGAACTCACCCGGCTGGGTGAGTGGTCGCTGCCCAATCCGCTGGAGAGCGTGCGTCCGTTTCGCGAAAAAGAGCGCGAGATGAGCTGGCTGACGCAGGCGCAGATCGCCGAACTGCTGGCGGCCTGTGTTCGTTTCGGCAATGTCGATTTAACGCGGGTGGTGAAAATTTGTCTCGCCACCGGCGCGCGCTGGCGCGAAGCTGAATCCCTCACCCGCACGCAGTTGTCACCCAATAAGCTCACCTTTGTCAAAACCAAAGGCGGCAGGAACCGCACCGTGCCGATCCCGCAGTGGCTGTTCGACGAGCTGGCTCCGCTCGAGGGGGCGCTGTTTCAGCCCTGTTATCCCGACTTCACCCGCATGCTGGCCACCACCTCTCTGGCTCTTGCCGAGGGGCAGAAAACCCACGTTCTGCGCCACACCTTCGCCTCGCATTTTATGATGAATGGCGGCAATATCCTCGTGCTGCAGCGCATCCTTGGCCATGCCAATATTCGTGAAACCATGCGTTATGCCCACTTTGCTCCCGATCATCTTGAAGAGGCGGTGACGCTCAACCCGCTGGCGGCGTTTAATGGCGGCAATGTGGCGGCAGAAGATGCATAA
- a CDS encoding DUF5347 domain-containing protein, giving the protein MAITSPAASAPLSAGERLTGLNHISELRGRHWGDSWSEVARFIDDMRDRRDEQYEANARALAAIFFLARVPTARQALDPQQLTLEEKRALIAAMNHFRVVVSLFPKRLTMPL; this is encoded by the coding sequence ATGGCGATCACCTCACCTGCCGCCAGCGCACCGCTGAGTGCCGGCGAGCGGCTTACCGGGTTAAACCACATCAGCGAGCTTCGCGGTCGCCACTGGGGGGACAGCTGGAGCGAGGTGGCGCGCTTTATCGACGATATGCGCGACAGACGCGACGAGCAGTATGAGGCAAATGCCCGGGCGCTGGCGGCGATCTTCTTTCTCGCCCGCGTCCCCACTGCCCGCCAGGCGCTCGACCCGCAGCAGCTCACCCTCGAGGAGAAGCGCGCGCTGATTGCCGCCATGAACCACTTTCGCGTCGTTGTCAGCCTGTTTCCGAAACGGCTAACCATGCCGCTTTAA
- a CDS encoding TraR/DksA C4-type zinc finger protein has product MADEMDGVQQREMEERERHILHARRRLLLPSRLTCECCDMPIPEARRMALPGVTCCVSCQQIAELKDKHFRRT; this is encoded by the coding sequence ATGGCCGATGAAATGGATGGCGTTCAACAACGCGAAATGGAGGAGCGCGAGCGGCATATCCTGCACGCCCGCCGCCGTTTACTCCTCCCCTCTCGCTTAACCTGCGAATGCTGCGACATGCCGATCCCCGAGGCGCGTCGCATGGCGCTGCCGGGCGTGACCTGCTGCGTCAGCTGCCAGCAGATCGCCGAACTGAAAGATAAGCACTTCAGGAGAACATAA
- a CDS encoding tail protein X, producing MNAITQQGDTLDLICLRYYGRTAGVVERVLAANPGLAGLGVVLPHGTAITLPDVAVQTMQETVNLWA from the coding sequence ATGAATGCGATAACACAACAGGGCGACACCCTCGATCTGATCTGTCTGCGCTACTACGGGCGAACGGCGGGCGTCGTCGAACGCGTGCTGGCCGCCAATCCTGGACTTGCCGGGCTGGGGGTGGTTCTCCCGCACGGCACCGCCATCACCCTGCCCGATGTCGCGGTGCAGACCATGCAGGAGACGGTAAATCTATGGGCGTAA
- the lysC gene encoding Rz1-like lysis system protein LysC (LysC is an Rz1-like component of a phage lytic system, substantially overlapping although not fully embedded in the gene for the Rz-like LysB component.): protein MLCAGCTSAPPAPPPLIVYNSCPQVSLCPMPASAPQTNGDLSADIRQLEHALVQCALQVETLKHCQDENNAKTQLSAQRPD, encoded by the coding sequence ATGCTGTGCGCCGGGTGCACCAGCGCCCCGCCTGCCCCTCCGCCGCTCATTGTTTACAACAGTTGCCCGCAGGTCAGTCTCTGCCCGATGCCGGCAAGCGCGCCGCAAACTAACGGCGATTTGAGCGCCGATATCCGCCAGCTTGAGCACGCGCTGGTGCAGTGCGCGCTGCAAGTTGAAACCCTTAAACATTGCCAGGATGAGAACAATGCTAAAACCCAACTCTCTGCGCAGCGCCCTGATTAA
- a CDS encoding replication endonuclease: MAVSLAYPWNAPRSAIASPYLTHAEQHRRNQHIAAVLQARHALALQPACVRLSISRTEQALEKAHGAARAHAFLLRFARQTLPRLKAVNARYQIDCLQSRVSKALFNGHFDTAFQQALAGRLVDLVNRYNQLADCNRASVDRLAEDIAHLIRSELADIDVDEQTELKTLHRWYHHAGLIALQFNVTPPHWQRVTQHRVCAEDLAPAVIRLFSEQWWRGHLRRAAAQWREHLHIALGVVSRKTQPYASRDCITTWREQKRRHRAFLKSMELEDEEGNRISLIDKHDGSIANPAIRRCELMTRIRGFETICQSLGYVGEFYTLTAPAAFHATSHTGHRNLKWNGASPAQTQGYFTRLWTRIRARLHRDGLRIFGIRVAEPHHDGTPHWHLLLFMQPQNREKVREILRDFAHQQDSEELRNEKARKARFHAEAIDAQKGSATGYVAKYIAKNIDGYALDNETDHETDTPLKESACAVSAWAARWHIRQFQFVGGAPVTVYRELRKMADSATAKGLSVEFADVHDAADNGDWAGYVNAQGGPFVRRDDLQVRTLYEAEGEFNQYGEPTVRIRGVYDTVIGSGSPVLTRLKKWTIVPKRAAAVFQGAAAPAWSSVNNCTPFEPGKPLTDYQRRQLTHRLREGILSERNGRLKTDLNIIKNNDFLASNRWSEYLSLHNTVFLSAT; the protein is encoded by the coding sequence GTGGCTGTCAGCCTGGCTTACCCCTGGAACGCGCCGCGCAGCGCTATCGCCAGCCCCTACCTGACTCACGCCGAACAGCACCGCCGCAATCAGCATATTGCGGCGGTGCTGCAGGCGCGTCACGCACTGGCGCTGCAACCCGCCTGCGTGCGCCTCTCCATCAGCCGCACAGAGCAAGCGCTGGAAAAGGCGCATGGCGCGGCGCGGGCGCACGCCTTTCTGCTGCGCTTCGCCAGGCAAACCCTGCCACGCCTGAAGGCCGTGAATGCCCGCTACCAGATCGATTGTTTGCAATCACGCGTCTCAAAGGCACTTTTCAATGGCCATTTTGATACCGCTTTCCAGCAGGCGCTGGCTGGCCGGCTGGTCGATTTGGTTAACCGCTACAACCAGCTCGCGGACTGCAACCGGGCCAGCGTCGACCGGCTGGCGGAAGATATCGCCCACTTAATCCGTAGCGAGCTGGCGGATATTGATGTCGATGAGCAGACCGAGCTGAAAACCCTGCACCGCTGGTATCACCACGCTGGTCTTATCGCCCTGCAATTTAACGTCACCCCACCGCACTGGCAGCGCGTGACGCAACACCGCGTCTGCGCGGAGGATCTCGCCCCGGCGGTGATCCGTCTTTTCAGCGAGCAGTGGTGGCGCGGTCATCTTCGCCGCGCAGCGGCTCAGTGGCGCGAGCATCTGCACATCGCGCTGGGCGTGGTCAGCCGTAAAACGCAGCCCTACGCCAGCCGGGACTGCATCACCACCTGGCGCGAACAAAAGCGCCGCCACCGCGCGTTTCTCAAAAGCATGGAGCTGGAGGATGAAGAGGGAAACCGCATCAGCCTGATTGATAAGCATGACGGGTCGATAGCCAACCCGGCGATCCGCCGCTGCGAGCTGATGACGCGCATCCGCGGTTTCGAAACTATCTGTCAATCCCTTGGCTATGTCGGCGAGTTTTACACGCTGACCGCCCCAGCCGCCTTTCACGCCACCTCCCATACCGGGCACCGCAACCTGAAATGGAACGGCGCCAGCCCGGCGCAAACCCAGGGTTACTTCACTCGTCTGTGGACGCGCATTCGCGCCAGGCTGCACCGCGACGGCCTGCGCATTTTCGGTATCCGCGTTGCGGAGCCGCATCACGATGGCACCCCGCACTGGCATCTGCTGCTGTTTATGCAGCCGCAGAACCGAGAGAAGGTGCGCGAGATCCTGCGCGATTTTGCCCACCAGCAAGATAGTGAAGAGTTACGCAACGAGAAGGCGCGAAAAGCCCGTTTTCATGCCGAAGCGATCGATGCGCAAAAAGGGAGCGCAACGGGGTATGTAGCGAAGTATATCGCCAAGAATATTGACGGCTACGCACTGGATAATGAAACCGACCACGAAACGGACACGCCGCTGAAAGAGAGCGCCTGCGCGGTCTCCGCCTGGGCGGCGCGCTGGCATATCCGCCAGTTTCAGTTTGTCGGCGGCGCGCCGGTCACCGTCTACCGGGAATTACGCAAAATGGCCGACAGCGCCACGGCCAAAGGGCTGAGCGTGGAGTTCGCCGACGTCCACGATGCCGCCGATAACGGCGACTGGGCTGGCTACGTCAATGCTCAGGGCGGCCCGTTTGTCCGCCGTGACGATCTGCAGGTACGCACCCTGTATGAAGCAGAGGGTGAATTTAACCAGTACGGCGAACCGACGGTTCGTATTCGCGGCGTGTATGACACGGTAATCGGTAGCGGTTCGCCGGTGCTGACGCGCCTGAAGAAGTGGACCATCGTGCCGAAGCGCGCGGCGGCGGTTTTTCAGGGCGCGGCTGCGCCCGCTTGGAGTTCTGTCAATAACTGTACGCCCTTCGAGCCGGGTAAACCGCTAACAGATTACCAGCGGCGGCAACTCACCCACCGGCTGCGGGAAGGGATCCTCAGTGAACGAAACGGGAGGTTAAAAACCGATCTCAACATCATTAAGAATAATGACTTTTTGGCAAGCAATAGATGGTCAGAATATTTGTCACTTCACAATACTGTTTTTTTATCAGCGACATAG
- the aroF gene encoding 3-deoxy-7-phosphoheptulonate synthase AroF, translating into MQKDALNNVHITDEQVLITPEQLKTAFPLTGEQEAQIAQSRQTISNIIAGRDPRLLVVCGPCSIHDPEAALEYARRFKTLAAEVSDSLYLVMRVYFEKPRTTVGWKGLINDPHMDGSFDVEAGLKIARRLLVELVSMGLPLATEALDPNSPQFLGDLFSWSAIGARTTESQTHREMASGLSMPVGFKNGTDGSLATAINAMRAAAMPHRFVGINQAGQVCLLQTQGNPDGHVILRGGKAPNYSPADVAQCEKEMQQAGLKPSLMVDCSHGNSNKDYRRQPAVAESVVAQIKDGNRSITGLMIESNIHEGNQSSEQPRCDMKYGVSVTDACISWEATEALLREIDSDLRNSLAARFA; encoded by the coding sequence ATGCAAAAAGACGCGCTGAACAACGTACACATCACCGACGAGCAGGTTCTGATCACTCCGGAACAGCTGAAAACCGCTTTCCCGCTGACCGGCGAACAAGAGGCGCAAATCGCGCAATCCCGCCAGACCATCTCCAACATCATTGCCGGGCGCGATCCGCGCCTGCTGGTGGTCTGCGGTCCTTGTTCGATTCACGACCCGGAAGCCGCGCTGGAGTATGCCCGTCGGTTTAAAACCCTTGCCGCAGAGGTCAGCGATAGCCTCTACCTGGTGATGCGCGTCTATTTTGAAAAACCCCGTACCACCGTTGGCTGGAAAGGGCTGATTAACGATCCGCACATGGATGGCTCGTTTGATGTGGAAGCTGGCCTGAAGATTGCGCGTCGTCTGCTGGTGGAATTAGTCAGCATGGGCTTGCCGCTGGCGACCGAAGCGCTCGATCCGAACAGCCCGCAGTTCCTCGGCGATCTCTTTAGCTGGTCGGCGATTGGCGCGCGCACCACGGAGTCACAAACTCACCGTGAAATGGCCTCCGGTTTGTCGATGCCGGTCGGCTTCAAAAACGGTACCGATGGCAGCCTGGCTACCGCCATCAATGCGATGCGCGCGGCTGCGATGCCGCACCGCTTTGTGGGCATTAACCAGGCCGGACAGGTCTGTCTGCTGCAAACCCAGGGCAACCCGGATGGTCACGTGATCCTGCGCGGCGGCAAAGCGCCGAACTACAGCCCGGCAGATGTGGCGCAGTGTGAAAAAGAGATGCAGCAGGCGGGACTGAAACCGTCGCTGATGGTAGATTGCAGCCACGGGAATTCCAATAAAGATTACCGTCGCCAGCCTGCCGTTGCTGAATCCGTTGTCGCGCAGATCAAAGATGGCAACCGTTCGATTACCGGCCTGATGATTGAGAGCAATATTCACGAAGGCAATCAATCATCCGAGCAGCCGCGCTGTGATATGAAGTACGGTGTTTCTGTTACCGATGCCTGCATCAGCTGGGAAGCGACCGAAGCGCTGCTGCGCGAAATCGACAGCGATCTGCGCAATAGCCTGGCGGCGCGTTTTGCATAA